The Fictibacillus arsenicus genome contains a region encoding:
- a CDS encoding D-alanyl-D-alanine carboxypeptidase family protein: MKALISGLLSLCLLASFSVPKAEAAEKEKVQLAEKSHSAILMEQDSGSILYEKNSHEKLPPASMTKIMTLILVMEAIDKGKISWNDKIRVSDYAASMGGSQIFLEPGEEMRVEDMVKGIAIGSANDASVAMAEHIAGSADSFVGLMNDKAKKLGLKDTFFKNATGLPAAGHYTSAHDMAIMGKELLKHEEVTKFTGLYEDYLREDTDKKFWLVNTNRLVKFYPGVDGLKTGFTNEAKYCLTATANKNGMRVIAVVMGAPTPKERNAQVTSMLDYAFTQFSTKKLFDRHEIVKEVKVQKADKPKLPVVTSENISLLLKKGEAVKKIKTEVTVDKDLKMPVKKGQQIGSLKIWNGKDLITESPVLASETIKKASWWKLFKRTAGQMSKSL, translated from the coding sequence ATGAAAGCCTTGATTTCAGGTTTATTGAGTTTGTGTCTGTTAGCGTCATTTTCCGTTCCGAAAGCGGAAGCTGCGGAAAAAGAAAAAGTACAACTAGCTGAAAAAAGTCATTCTGCTATATTAATGGAACAAGACAGTGGAAGTATATTATATGAAAAGAACAGCCACGAAAAGCTTCCGCCAGCAAGTATGACTAAAATTATGACGTTAATTTTAGTAATGGAAGCGATTGACAAAGGGAAGATCAGCTGGAACGATAAAATTCGTGTAAGTGATTATGCAGCAAGCATGGGCGGATCGCAAATATTCCTGGAACCTGGAGAAGAAATGCGAGTAGAAGATATGGTTAAAGGCATCGCGATTGGAAGTGCAAACGATGCATCCGTTGCAATGGCAGAACATATTGCAGGATCTGCAGATTCATTCGTAGGTTTGATGAACGATAAAGCTAAGAAATTAGGTTTGAAAGATACCTTCTTTAAGAATGCTACAGGTCTTCCGGCAGCCGGTCATTATACATCTGCACATGATATGGCGATCATGGGGAAAGAGCTTCTTAAACATGAAGAAGTAACTAAATTTACTGGACTATATGAAGATTATTTGCGTGAAGATACAGACAAGAAGTTCTGGCTTGTAAACACAAACCGTCTTGTTAAGTTTTATCCTGGTGTGGATGGATTAAAAACAGGATTTACAAATGAAGCGAAATATTGTTTGACAGCTACAGCGAATAAAAATGGAATGAGAGTAATAGCTGTTGTAATGGGAGCACCAACGCCGAAAGAACGAAACGCCCAGGTAACTTCTATGCTCGATTATGCATTTACTCAATTCTCAACAAAAAAATTATTTGATCGTCATGAAATCGTAAAAGAAGTAAAAGTACAGAAAGCGGACAAACCAAAACTTCCAGTCGTAACTTCTGAGAATATCTCTCTCTTATTGAAAAAAGGAGAAGCTGTTAAAAAGATTAAAACAGAGGTCACGGTTGATAAAGATTTAAAAATGCCAGTTAAAAAAGGGCAGCAGATAGGTTCTTTGAAGATATGGAACGGCAAAGACCTCATTACAGAAAGCCCGGTATTAGCTTCAGAAACGATAAAGAAAGCTTCCTGGTGGAAATTATTTAAACGTACAGCAGGGCAAATGTCAAAATCTTTATAA
- a CDS encoding pyrimidine-nucleoside phosphorylase, with the protein MRMVDLIQKKRDGKELTKAEIDHIIQNYTKGEIPDYQMSAFAMAVYFKDMTTEERANFTMAMVESGDQIDLSAIEGIKVDKHSTGGVGDTTTLVLAPLVAALGVPVAKMSGRGLGHTGGTIDKLEAVPGFHVEIDNEQFIELVNKNKLAVIGQSGNLTPADKKLYGLRDVTATVNSIPLIASSIMSKKIAAGADAIVLDVKTGAGAFMKTPEEAEELANAMVKIGNAVGRNTMAVISDMSQPLGLAIGNALEIKEAIDTLNGKGPKDLEELCLTLGSHMVYLAKKASSLEEAREMLKDAISSGKALETLKVFLKAQGGDDSVVDHPENLPQAAHTFELTADEDGYVSEIIADEIGTAAMILGAGRATKESEIDLAVGLMLNKKVGDQVSKGDSLVTIYSNTENVEDVKNRIRSAYTISKNAVDAPPLIYKEIKQ; encoded by the coding sequence ATGAGAATGGTTGATTTAATACAAAAAAAACGTGATGGAAAAGAACTGACGAAAGCTGAGATCGATCATATTATTCAAAATTATACGAAGGGCGAAATTCCTGATTATCAAATGTCAGCTTTCGCGATGGCTGTATATTTTAAGGATATGACAACTGAAGAACGTGCTAACTTCACAATGGCTATGGTGGAGTCTGGGGACCAGATTGACCTTTCTGCAATTGAAGGCATTAAAGTAGATAAGCACTCAACTGGCGGTGTTGGTGATACTACAACACTTGTACTTGCTCCATTAGTCGCAGCTCTCGGTGTACCGGTTGCGAAGATGTCAGGACGCGGGTTAGGTCATACTGGAGGTACGATCGATAAGCTGGAAGCTGTTCCAGGGTTTCACGTAGAGATCGACAATGAACAATTTATTGAATTAGTTAATAAAAACAAACTGGCTGTTATCGGTCAGAGCGGAAATCTTACACCAGCTGATAAAAAGCTGTACGGTCTGCGGGATGTAACTGCAACTGTAAATTCAATCCCGCTGATTGCGAGTTCGATCATGAGTAAGAAGATCGCAGCTGGTGCAGATGCCATTGTACTTGATGTTAAAACAGGTGCGGGTGCGTTCATGAAAACACCTGAAGAAGCGGAAGAGCTTGCGAATGCAATGGTTAAGATCGGAAATGCTGTAGGCAGAAACACAATGGCTGTTATTTCAGACATGAGCCAGCCTCTCGGACTTGCAATCGGTAATGCGCTTGAAATCAAGGAAGCAATTGATACGCTTAACGGGAAGGGTCCAAAAGATCTTGAAGAGCTTTGCTTAACATTAGGTTCTCATATGGTTTACTTGGCTAAAAAAGCAAGCTCACTTGAAGAGGCAAGAGAAATGTTAAAAGATGCGATTTCGTCTGGAAAAGCACTTGAAACATTAAAAGTATTCTTGAAAGCTCAAGGAGGCGACGATTCAGTCGTTGATCATCCTGAAAACCTCCCACAAGCTGCACATACATTTGAGTTAACAGCAGATGAGGACGGATATGTGTCTGAGATAATTGCGGATGAAATTGGAACTGCAGCGATGATCTTAGGTGCTGGAAGAGCAACAAAGGAATCAGAAATCGACTTGGCAGTTGGATTGATGCTCAACAAAAAAGTTGGAGATCAAGTTTCTAAAGGAGATTCTCTTGTAACCATCTACAGCAACACTGAAAATGTTGAAGATGTTAAAAATAGAATCCGCAGCGCTTATACAATTTCGAAAAACGCTGTTGATGCACCACCTTTAATTTATAAAGAAATTAAACAATAA